A region of Solanum dulcamara chromosome 7, daSolDulc1.2, whole genome shotgun sequence DNA encodes the following proteins:
- the LOC129895209 gene encoding protein NRT1/ PTR FAMILY 4.6-like, producing the protein MDHEQGFTMWEGYVDWRNRVAIKGCHGGAAAASFVLVVEILENLAYLANVSNLVLYLSKFMNFSPSASANIVTNFMGTSFLLALLGGFSSDFFSTYYIYIISATIEFLGLLMLTLQACIPSLRQPICASVNRNAPCKDVDDGHIAMLFSGLYLVALGVGGIKGSLPSHGAEQFDENSPQGRKQRSTFFNYYIFCLACGALIAVTLVVWVEDNKGWQWGFGISTVAILSSIAIFLLGSGTYRIKVPTGSPITTIFKVLVAAFSNSLFPKNSIGNVLDAREAPQNTTEISEEEGHGERDKEIQTEMKNLKFIGKATVENTTYPSLHCTVKQVQDVKIVIQVVPIFMSTVMLNCCLAQLSTFSVQQAATMNTYIGDLKVPPASLPIFPVIFTMILAPVYSHIIIPFARAVTKSEMGISHLQRIGTGLFLSVVAMAVAALVEMKRKKVAEQSGLMNSTEPLPITFLWVALQYLFLGSADLFSLAGLMEFFFTEAPLSMRSLATALSWASLAMGYYLSSVIVSIVNHITGRFQETPWLYGSNLNHYHLERFYWLMCILSGLNFLHYLLWATRYKYRSTKPDDERDQNDNTPSEA; encoded by the exons atG GATCATGAGCAGGGTTTCACCATGTGGGAAGGCTATGTGGACTGGAGAAACAGAGTAGCCATTAAAGGATGTCATGGCGGAGCTGCTGCGGCCTCCTTTGTATTGG TGGTGGAGATTTTGGAGAACTTAGCATACCTGGCAAATGTGAGCAATCTAGTCCTTTATCTATCGAAGTTCATGAATTTTTCTCCATCTGCTTCAGCCAACATAGTCACAAACTTTATGGGAACTTCTTTCCTCCTTGCTCTACTTGGCGGATTCTCATCTGATTTCTTCTCCACCTATTACATCTATATCATTAGTGCAACAATTGAATTTCTG GGACTATTGATGCTGACATTGCAAGCATGCATACCTTCCCTGAGGCAGCCCATCTGTGCATCAGTAAACAGAAACGCCCCATGCAAAGATGTAGATGATGGCCACATAGCAATGTTATTTTCTGGCCTCTACCTGGTGGCCTTGGGTGTTGGGGGGATAAAAGGTTCACTTCCTTCACATGGAGCGGAGCAATTCGATGAGAATTCGCCACAAGGAAGGAAGCAAAGATCTACCTTTTTCAATTATTACATCTTCTGCCTTGCTTGTGGAGCATTGATTGCAGTGACATTAGTAGTGTGGGTGGAAGATAATAAAGGCTGGCAGTGGGGCTTTGGCATCTCAACTGTAGCTATATTGAGCTCAATTGCCATTTTCCTCCTCGGATCTGGGACTTACAGGATCAAAGTTCCCACAGGAAGCCCAATTACAACCATTTTTAAG GTTCTTGTGGCAGCATTTTCCAACTCTCTCTTCCCTAAGAATTCTATTGGGAATGTGTTAGATGCGAGGGAAGCCCCCCAAAACACAACTGAGATTAGTGAGGAAGAAGGACATGGAGAACGAGACAAAGAAATTCAAACTGAAATGAAGAATCTCAAATTCATTGGTAAAGCAACAGTGGAAAACACAACCTACCCATCACTGCACTGCACAGTTAAACAAGTACAAGACGTGAAAATAGTCATCCAGGTCGTGCCAATATTTATGTCAACCGTTATGCTGAACTGTTGCCTGGCTCAGCTTTCCACATTTTCTGTACAACAAGCAGCCACCATGAACACATATATTGGTGATCTAAAAGTTCCACCAGCTTCTCTTCCAATATTTCCAGTCATATTCACCATGATACTGGCACCGGTATATAGCCATATCATAATCCCCTTTGCCAGGGCAGTGACTAAGAGTGAAATGGGCATTAGTCATCTACAACGGATCGGAACCGGGCTATTCTTATCAGTTGTAGCCATGGCTGTTGCGGCTCTGGTGGAGATGAAGCGGAAGAAAGTCGCCGAACAATCTGGATTAATGAATTCGACTGAACCGCTGCCTATCACATTTCTTTGGGTAGCATTGCAATATCTGTTCCTGGGATCAGCTGATCTCTTCAGCTTAGCTGGACTAATGGAATTCTTCTTCACAGAGGCCCCCTTAAGCATGAGGTCATTGGCAACAGCACTCTCTTGGGCATCACTAGCCATGGGTTATTACCTCAGCTCGGTGATCGTATCAATAGTAAACCATATAACTGGTAGATTTCAGGAAACACCATGGCTCTACGGGAGTAATTTGAATCATTATCACCTTGAAAGGTTTTATTGGCTAATGTGCATATTAAGTGGACTAAATTTCTTACATTATCTTCTATGGGCCACTCGCTACAAATACAGATCAACAAAGCCTGATGATGAGAGAGACCAAAATGATAACACACCATCAGAAGCCTAA
- the LOC129896398 gene encoding uncharacterized protein LOC129896398 — protein sequence MAATTTAAYLTNLEHGFSSKPRFRRRLFPSNSAPRIFAMAPKKKVNKFDDNWKKQWFGAGLFYEGSEQVEVDVFKKLEKRKVLSTVEKAGLLSKAEELGFTLSSIEKLGLFSKAEELRLLSLLEKSASFSPAALASAALPILVAAILTIVLIPDDSVGLVAAQAVLAGAFGLTAVGLFVGSVVLDGLQEAD from the exons ATGGCGGCTACAACAACTGCTGCTTACCTGACAAACTTGGAGCATGGATTTAGTTCCAAGCCACGATTTCGCCGCCGCTTATTTCCCTCCAATTCCGCCCCGAGAATATTTGCCATGGCTCCTAAAAAGAAG GTGAACAAGTTTGATGACAATTGGAAAAAACAATGGTTCGGAGCAGGACTATTCTACGAGGGAAGCGAACAAGTGGAAGTGGATGTGTTCAAAAAATTGGAGAAACGAAAAGTTTTGAGCACGGTGGAGAAAGCTGGCCTTCTATCAAAGGCTGAAGAACTAGGATTTACACTCTCATCCATAGAAAAATTAGGGCTATTTTCAAAGGCAGAAGAACTTAGGCTGCTCAGTTTGCTAGAGAAGTCGGCTAGTTTCTCGCCTGCTGCTTTGGCATCGGCAGCTCTTCCCATTCTAGTGGCTGCTATTTTAACAATTGTGTTGATACCCGATGATTCTGTGGGTCTTGTGGCGGCCCAGGCCGTTTTGGCTGGAGCATTCGGGTTGACTGCAGTCGGGTTGTTTGTCGGGTCAGTGGTTTTGGATGGGTTGCAGGAGGCTGATTGA
- the LOC129896082 gene encoding probable polygalacturonase At3g15720: MMKMSISIFVALLLPSLIFHHLILQCSSPDSSVFSVVDYGALGDGSTDATNAFIKTWEATCNSSSSSPTMYVPTGNTFLLHPIKLEGPCISSGITIEINGNIVAPRKPSRWRCLDNRCDKWIHLKHVNGLTVRGNGTINGRGHKWWNVNDRLRPTAFKISHSKNISLTGLNLKDSPRVHVHFEKSKSATVTNITIDAPGESPNTDGIHVSGSRDVFIDHCRIGTGDDCISIVDGCSHLNISNIICGPGHGISIGSLGKHGCNDNVEHIVVSDVLFINSTNGARIKTWQGGKGHARNIIFQRIWTQNSYNPIIVDQFYCDNEQCTEHDSAVEVSNITFRHIHGTSQGEFAVKLDCSASVPCTDIVLEDIDIRSGYKDQARAYTSNVQGIVMGRNIPQTHL, translated from the exons ATGATGAAGATGTCAATCTCAATCTTTGTTGCTCTGCTTCTGCCTTCCCTGATTTTTCATCACCTGATTCTTCAGTGTTCATCACCTGATTCTTCAGTGTTTAGTGTTGTTGATTATGGTGCACTTGGCGATGGCTCGACTGATGCAacaaat GCTTTCATCAAAACCTGGGAAGCAACATGTAATTCATCGTCTTCTTCTCCGACAATGTACGTTCCTACTGGCAATACGTTCTTGCTTCATCCTATAAAATTGGAGGGCCCTTGCATATCATCAGGCATCACTATTGAG ATAAATGGAAATATAGTTGCACCAAGAAAACCTTCGAGATGGAGGTGTTTGGACAATCGTTGTGATAAGTGGATCCATCTTAAACATGTTAACGGCCTTACAGTACGTGGGAATGGAACAATTAATGGTCGCGGACACAAATGGTGGAATGTTAAT GACCGCCTGAGACCAACT GCTTTCAAAATTTCACATTCCAAAAACATTAGTCTAACGGGACTGAACTTGAAGGACAGTCCTCGCGTGCACGTTCATTTTGAGAAATCGAAATCTGCCACAGTGACAAACATAACCATAGATGCCCCAGGAGAAAGTCCTAATACTGACGGTATTCATGTTTCAGGCAGCAGAGATGTTTTTATTGATCATTGTCGAATTGGAACTG GGGATGATTGTATCTCAATTGTTGATGGATGTTCCCATCTGAACATCAGCAACATAATATGCGGACCAGGGCATGGTATAAG TATTGGAAGTCTAGGCAAGCATGGATGTAATGACAACGTTGAACACATTGTTGTCAGTGATGTCTTGTTCATCAATTCTACAAATGGTGCTCGGATAAAGACGTGGCAG GGAGGCAAAGGACATGCTAGGAACATAATTTTCCAGAGAATATGGACGCAAAATTCCTATAACCCTATTATTGTCGATCAATTCTACTGTGATAATGAACAATGTACAGAACAT GATTCAGCAGTAGAGGTTAGTAATATTACTTTTAGACATATACATGGAACCTCCCAAGGGGAATTTGCCGTGAAGCTGGATTGCAGCGCGTCAGTTCCCTGTACGGATATAGTATTGGAGGATATAGACATCCGCTCAGGTTACAAAGATCAGGCTAGAGCATATACTAGTAATGTACAAGGAATCGTTATGGGTAGAAACATTCCTCAAACTCACCTTTGA
- the LOC129895190 gene encoding hypersensitive-induced reaction 1 protein gives MGNLCCCVQVDQSTVAIKEQFGKYQDVLEPGCHCVPWILGSQLAGHLSLRVQQLDVRCETKTKDNVFVNVVASIQYRALADKANEAFYKLSNTKGQIQAYVFDVIRASVPKLNLDDVFEQKNEIAKAVEEELEKAMSAYGYEIVQTLIVDIVPDEHVKRAMNEINAAARMRLAANEKAEAEKILQIKRAEGEAESKYLSGLGIARQRQAIVDGLRDSVLGFSVNVPGTTAKDVMDMVLVTQYFDTMKEIGASSKSSAVFIPHGPGAVKDVAQQIRDGLLQASVGH, from the exons ATGGGCAATTTGTGCTGTTGTGTTCAAGTTGATCAATCCACTGTTGCGATTAAGGAGCAGTTTGGCAAGTATCAGGATGTGCTTGAGCCAGGGTGCCACTGTGTACCTTGGATCCTCGGAAGCCAGTTGGCTGGTCATCTCTCCCTCAGGGTGCAGCAACTAGATGTGCGCTGTGAAACCAAGACAAAG GATAATGTATTTGTCAACGTTGTCGCATCAATTCAGTATCGTGCGCTTGCAGACAAAGCAAATGAAGCTTTCTACAAGCTTAGTAACACTAAGGGTCAGATTCAGGCATATGTTTTTGATG TCATAAGAGCTAGTGTTCCGAAACTCAACCTTGATGATGTCTTTGagcaaaaaaatgaaattgcTAAGGCTGTTGAGGAGGAACTTGAGAAA GCTATGTCAGCTTATGGATATGAAATTGTTCAGACACTTATAGTTGATATAGTACCAGATGAGCATGTGAAGAGAGCTATGAACGAAATCAATGCTG CTGCTCGGATGAGGTTGGCTGCTAATGAGAAGGCAGAAGCCGAGAAGATTTTGCAAATTAAGAGGGCTGAAGGAGAGGCTGAGTCTAAGTATCTCTCAGGATTAGGTATTGCGCGACAACGTCAAGCAATTGTGGATGGTCTGAGAGACAGTGTGCTAGGATTTTCAGTCAATGTGCCTGGAACTACGGCAAAGGATGTTATGGACATGGTCCTCGTGACCCAGTACTTTGACACCATGAAAGAAATTGGTGCTTCCAGCAAATCATCTGCTGTCTTCATCCCCCACGGGCCTGGTGCTGTAAAAGATGTGGCACAGCAGATTCGTGATGGACTTCTTCAGGCTTCTGTTGGGcattaa
- the LOC129895192 gene encoding mitochondrial outer membrane protein porin of 36 kDa-like codes for MNKQPGIYSDIGKNATDLLYGDYIRQSPIHYLDNRLDWSLYFKCQVSGIAPGLDTLVKLCIPDQTSNKVEVQYMNNYFGVAAGISLTKSPLLSLSGVTGIGFSSIGTDISFDTATKTLAEYNAGLSFNADILTASLTLSDKADTLRAHCYRPILPLTNTGVAAELTHRFISKQTTLTLGAQHCLFPFMLIKARVKSDGSLGALVQNNIFPALSLTIATELNAMDAANTAKLGFTLAFKH; via the exons atgaACAAGCAGCCAGGAATTTATTCTGATATTGGCAAAAATGCAACAG ATCTTCTGTATGGAGATTATATCAGACAATCGCCAATTCACTATCTCGACAATCGGCTTGATTGGAGCTTATACTTCAAGTGTCAAG TTAGTGGCATTGCACCTGGATTAGATACACTTGTCAAGTTGTGCATACCAGATCAAACGTCTAATAAG GTGGAAGTGCAGTACATGAATAATTATTTTGGAGTTGCAGCAGGCATCAGTTTGACAAAAAGCCCACTGTTAAGTCTATCTGGTGTCACGGGAATTGGATTTTCCAGCATTGGAACTGATATCTCTTTCGATACAGCAACGAAGACACTGGCAGAATACAATGCTGGTTTGAGCTTCAATGCTGACATTCTCACTGCTTCACTCACCTT GAGCGATAAAGCTGACACTTTGAGAGCTCACTGTTACCGGCCAATTCTACCCTTAACAAACACTGGGGTTGCAGCCGAGTTAACACATAGATTCATCAGCAAACAGACGACTCTAACACTGGGAGCTCAACATTGCCTGTTTCCTTTCATGCTGATTAAAGCTCGAGTTAAAAGTGATGGAAGTTTGGGTGCTCTTGTCCAAAACAATATTTTCCCAGCACTTTCTCTGACTATTGCAACAGAGTTGAATGCCATGGATGCGGCGAATACTGCTAAATTGGGGTTTACTCTCGCTTTTAAGCACTGA
- the LOC129894016 gene encoding protein PXR1, protein MPETDDTGKHDGSTKTKNEEIYEKKEKEDKHSDEDDKDDDDEKEGKDKKKKKKDKDEKEKDKDEKDNKKKDKKEKNPKDEKDLEKLRLKVEKIDAKMQDLEDQREVILELLNEAGKIEANATAARLPFDPLSSHLTKKKKKSK, encoded by the coding sequence ATGCCAGAGACGGATGATACAGGAAAACATGACGGTTCAACCAAAACTAAAAATGAGGAAATTTatgagaagaaggagaaagaaGATAAGCATTCGGATGAAGATGATAAAGACGATGATGATGAGAAAGAAGGTAaagataagaagaagaaaaagaaagacaaaGATGAGAAGGAAAAGGACAAGGATGAAAAGGATAACAAGAAGAAAgataaaaaagagaagaatcCCAAGGATGAAAAGGACTTAGAAAAACTGAGACTTAAAGTGGAGAAAATTGATGCCAAGATGCAGGATTTGGAAGACCAGAGAGAGGTTATTTTAGAATTGCTTAATGAAGCTGGGAAAATTGAAGCCAATGCAACTGCTGCTCGTCTCCCATTCGATCCCTTATCAAGCCACTTGacgaaaaaaaagaaaaaatccaagTGA
- the LOC129894362 gene encoding protein QUIRKY: MNMSSGPPPEQQPQQQEPQLKPPQLVRKLVVEILDARNLLPKDGQGSSSPYVVVDFDGQKKRTSTVYRNLNPEWNEGLEFIISDPRTMEFEELDIEVFNDKKLSNGNARKNHFLGRVKLYGSQFARRGEEGLIYFPLEKKSVFSWIRGELGLKIYYYDEMVQEEEPPPPQPEQQQQQQQQQPPQEEVKKTPVFVVMEDPRQRMLEVPMTTEVAMEAQEQSPPIVTIEESPPPMNMPPEQKQQCSHRHEEGPPMMSGPPMMSVPVPPPEYPPQEVKRMQAGRAGERVRVMRRPNGDYSPRVISGKVGGESERTSAFDLVEPMQYLFVRIVKARGLAPSESPFVKIRTSNHFLRSKPAIIRPGEQLSNPEWRQVFALGYNKQETTNSTLEISVWDSASDHFLGGVCFDLSDVPVRDPPDSPLAPQWYHLEGGADDQHKVSGDIQLSVWIGTQADDAFPESCSSDAPYVAHTRSKVYQSPKLWYLRVTVIEAQDLHIAPNLPPLTAPEVRVKAQLGFQSVRTRRGSMNHHSSVFHWSEDLIFVAGEPLEDSLILLVEDRTTKDPVLLGHILIPVSSIEQRLDERLVPAKWFGLEGGPGGAYCGRLHLRMCLEGGYHVLDEAAHVCSDFRPTAKQLWKPAVGILELGILGARGLLPLKSKGPGKGSTDAYCVAKYGKKWVRTRTITDSFDPRWNEQYTWQVYDPCTVLTIGVFDNWRMFADGGDDKPDYRIGKVRIRVSTLENNKVYTNSYPLLVLLRSGLKKMGEIEVAIRFVCPSMLPETCAVYGQPVLPKMHYLRPLGVAQQEALRGAAIKMVAAWLARSEPPLGPEVVRYMLDADSHTWSMRKSKANWFRIVAVLAWAVGLAKWLDDIRRWRNPVTTILVHVLYLVLVWYPDLIVPTGFLYVFLIGVWYYRFRPKIPAGMDTRISQSETVDPDELDEEFDTIPSSKPPEIIRMRYDRLRILAARVQTVLGDFATQGERVQALVSWRDPRATKLFIIVCLIITIVLYAVPPKMVAVALGFYFLRHPMFRDPMPAATLNFFRRLPSLSDRLM; the protein is encoded by the coding sequence ATGAATATGTCATCTGGGCCACCGCCGGAGCAGCAACCCCAACAGCAAGAACCGCAGTTAAAACCACCACAACTTGTCCGTAAACTTGTGGTGGAAATTCTTGACGCAAGGAATCTACTACCAAAAGATGGGCAAGGGAGTTCCAGTCCATATGTTGTTGTGGATTTTGACGGCCAGAAGAAGCGGACTTCGACTGTGTATAGAAATCTTAACCCAGAATGGAACGAGGGTCTGGAATTCATCATTTCGGATCCCAGAACGATGGAGTTTGAGGAGTTAGATATTGAAGTTTTCAACGATAAGAAGCTGAGTAATGGGAATGCGAGGAAGAATCATTTCTTAGGGAGAGTGAAGTTGTATGGAAGCCAGTTTGCGAGGAGAGGCGAAGAGGGTTTGATATACTTCCCTTTGGAGAAAAAGAGTGTTTTTAGTTGGATTAGAGGCGAGCTGGGTTTGAAGATTTATTACTATGATGAAATGGTGCAGGAGGAGGAGCCGCCACCACCGCAGCCGGagcaacaacagcagcagcagcagcagcagcccCCGCAGGAAGAAGTGAAGAAGACCCCTGTTTTCGTTGTCATGGAAGACCCCCGCCAGAGGATGCTTGAAGTTCCTATGACCACGGAGGTTGCCATGGAAGCGCAGGAACAATCTCCGCCCATTGTCACGATCGAGGAATCTCCTCCGCCGATGAATATGCCGCCGGAACAGAAGCAGCAGTGTAGTCACAGGCATGAGGAGGGTCCACCAATGATGAGTGGTCCACCGATGATGAGTGTACCTGTTCCACCACCTGAGTACCCACCACAGGAAGTGAAGAGGATGCAGGCAGGGAGAGCTGGAGAAAGAGTGAGAGTTATGAGACGGCCAAACGGAGACTACTCACCAAGGGTGATATCCGGGAAAGTCGGCGGAGAGTCGGAAAGAACCTCGGCGTTCGACCTGGTTGAACCAATGCAATACCTATTTGTTAGAATTGTGAAAGCTAGAGGCCTTGCGCCGAGCGAAAGCCCATTCGTGAAGATCCGTACATCAAACCATTTTCTCCGATCGAAACCAGCCATTATCCGTCCTGGCGAACAGTTGTCGAATCCAGAGTGGCGACAGGTCTTCGCCTTAGGCTACAACAAGCAAGAGACTACCAATTCAACGCTTGAAATTTCAGTTTGGGATAGCGCGTCGGATCATTTCCTTGGCGGAGTCTGTTTCGATCTCTCCGATGTGCCAGTCAGAGATCCACCGGATAGTCCTCTTGCTCCTCAGTGGTATCATCTCGAAGGTGGAGCCGATGACCAACACAAGGTTTCCGGCGACATTCAACTCTCCGTCTGGATTGGAACTCAAGCAGACGATGCATTTCCTGAATCGTGCAGCTCAGACGCACCGTACGTAGCCCACACTCGCTCAAAAGTCTATCAATCTCCCAAGCTATGGTATCTAAGAGTCACAGTGATTGAAGCTCAGGACCTTCACATAGCTCCAAATCTACCGCCGTTGACGGCGCCGGAGGTAAGAGTCAAAGCTCAGCTAGGGTTTCAATCCGTCAGAACTCGACGAGGGTCCATGAATCATCACAGTTCAGTTTTCCACTGGAGCGAAGATTTAATCTTCGTCGCCGGCGAGCCACTTGAAGATAGCCTCATCTTGCTTGTAGAAGACCGTACGACGAAGGATCCAGTGCTTCTTGGGCACATACTAATTCCCGTGAGCTCGATTGAGCAACGGCTCGATGAACGGCTCGTCCCAGCCAAGTGGTTCGGCTTAGAAGGTGGGCCAGGCGGAGCCTACTGCGGGAGGCTACACTTGAGGATGTGCTTAGAAGGAGGATATCACGTGCTTGATGAAGCAGCGCACGTTTGTAGTGATTTCAGGCCCACGGCTAAGCAGCTATGGAAGCcggctgttggtattttggagcTGGGTATTCTTGGAGCTCGCGGGTTGTTACCCTTGAAATCCAAGGGTCCGGGAAAAGGATCCACGGATGCTTACTGTGTTGCCAAATACGGTAAGAAATGGGTTCGGACTCGAACTATAACCGATTCCTTTGACCCGCGTTGGAATGAACAGTACACGTGGCAAGTATACGATCCTTGTACAGTGCTTACAATTGGAGTATTCGACAATTGGCGTATGTTTGCTGATGGTGGTGATGATAAGCCTGATTACCGTATAGGCAAAGTACGTATACGAGTCTCTACATTGGAGAACAACAAAGTGTACACAAATTCCTATCCGTTATTGGTTCTGTTGCGATCTGGGTTGAAGAAAATGGGTGAAATTGAAGTTGCAATTCGATTTGTTTGCCCATCAATGTTACCAGAAACATGTGCTGTTTATGGGCAGCCAGTGTTGCCTAAGATGCATTATCTACGCCCACTTGGAGTGGCTCAACAAGAGGCATTGAGAGGGGCAGCTATCAAAATGGTTGCTGCATGGTTAGCTCGATCCGAGCCACCTTTGGGTCCAGAGGTAGTTCGGTACATGTTGGATGCAGATTCTCACACATGGAGCATGAGGAAGAGTAAGGCCAATTGGTTTCGGATAGTAGCTGTGTTAGCTTGGGCTGTTGGGTTAGCAAAATGGTTGGACGACATTAGAAGGTGGAGAAATCCAGTAACAACCATACTAGTCCATGTTCTGTACTTGGTGCTTGTTTGGTATCCAGATTTAATCGTCCCCACCGGGTTTCTATACGTGTTCTTGATCGGTGTATGGTATTATCGGTTCAGGCCTAAAATACCGGCGGGTATGGACACCCGAATCTCCCAATCAGAAACAGTAGACCCGGACGAATTGGACGAGGAATTTGACACAATACCAAGTTCAAAACCACCCGAAATAATTCGGATGCGGTATGACAGATTGAGAATATTAGCAGCTCGGGTCCAAACAGttttaggtgattttgcaacCCAGGGAGAAAGGGTCCAAGCGTTGGTAAGCTGGAGGGACCCAAGAGCGACGAAATTGTTCATAATCGTGTGCCTAATTATAACAATAGTGTTATATGCAGTGCCACCAAAAATGGTAGCAGTGGCCCTTGGATTCTACTTCCTGCGTCATCCCATGTTCAGGGACCCAATGCCAGCAGCTACTTTGAATTTCTTTAGGAGACTTCCAAGTTTATCTGACCGTTTGATGTAG
- the LOC129895686 gene encoding 17.6 kDa class I heat shock protein-like isoform X2 — MAHYGDNRGGANWTSSANSVYEDIEPSFGWIEDMENHYLLIDLPGFKREEVKLQVDKFGNITVSGERKVGEYKFIRFQKSTKAPEKSKIEDTSARLDDGILYVIIPKELPENNERDEAAIASSGHEENQQEEIESSKGHDTEQKENDKEGLSEDEEFHDAKMAKKWHEVYLVAAGKEILRKNKTIVITALLAFSFGVFVSQKYQSSKID; from the exons ATGGCACATTATGGGGATAACAGAGGAGGGGCTAATTGGACAAGTTCAGCCAATTCGGTATACGAAGATATTGAACCTTCCTTCGGCTGGATAGAGGATATGGAAAACCATTATCTTCTTATTGATCTCCCTG GGTTCAAAAGGGAGGAGGTGAagcttcaagttgataaatttGGCAATATAACGGTAAGTGGAGAAAGGAAGGTAGGCGAATATAAATTTATTCGCTTTCAAAAATCAACGAAAGCACCTGAAAAGTCGAAAATTGAGGATACCAGTGCGAGGCTTGATGATGGGATTCTGTATGTGATCATACCAAAAGAATTACCAGAAAACAATGAACGCGACGAGGCAGCAATTGCTAGCTCTGGTCATGAAGAGAATCAACAAGAGGAAATAGAAAGTTCGAAAGGTCATGATACAGAGcaaaaagaaaatgataaagaGGGATTGAGTGAGGACGAAGAATTTCACGATGCAAAAATGGCGAAGAAATGGCACGAGGTTTATCTAGTGGCAGCAGGAAAAGAAATTCTGAGGAAGAACAAAACAATTGTAATTACAGCATTGCTAGCATTTTCTTTCGGGGTTTTCGTTTCTCAGAAATATCAGTCAAGTAAAATCGATTAA
- the LOC129895686 gene encoding 17.6 kDa class I heat shock protein-like isoform X1, with amino-acid sequence MAHYGDNRGGANWTSSANSVYEDIEPSFGWIEDMENHYLLIDLPEGFKREEVKLQVDKFGNITVSGERKVGEYKFIRFQKSTKAPEKSKIEDTSARLDDGILYVIIPKELPENNERDEAAIASSGHEENQQEEIESSKGHDTEQKENDKEGLSEDEEFHDAKMAKKWHEVYLVAAGKEILRKNKTIVITALLAFSFGVFVSQKYQSSKID; translated from the exons ATGGCACATTATGGGGATAACAGAGGAGGGGCTAATTGGACAAGTTCAGCCAATTCGGTATACGAAGATATTGAACCTTCCTTCGGCTGGATAGAGGATATGGAAAACCATTATCTTCTTATTGATCTCCCTG AAGGGTTCAAAAGGGAGGAGGTGAagcttcaagttgataaatttGGCAATATAACGGTAAGTGGAGAAAGGAAGGTAGGCGAATATAAATTTATTCGCTTTCAAAAATCAACGAAAGCACCTGAAAAGTCGAAAATTGAGGATACCAGTGCGAGGCTTGATGATGGGATTCTGTATGTGATCATACCAAAAGAATTACCAGAAAACAATGAACGCGACGAGGCAGCAATTGCTAGCTCTGGTCATGAAGAGAATCAACAAGAGGAAATAGAAAGTTCGAAAGGTCATGATACAGAGcaaaaagaaaatgataaagaGGGATTGAGTGAGGACGAAGAATTTCACGATGCAAAAATGGCGAAGAAATGGCACGAGGTTTATCTAGTGGCAGCAGGAAAAGAAATTCTGAGGAAGAACAAAACAATTGTAATTACAGCATTGCTAGCATTTTCTTTCGGGGTTTTCGTTTCTCAGAAATATCAGTCAAGTAAAATCGATTAA